A genomic region of Thermococcus sp. contains the following coding sequences:
- a CDS encoding Nif3-like dinuclear metal center hexameric protein: MNRDELVSFLDEYLNVPAYPDKSSNGLQVEGKPEVERVAFAVDTTLKTIERAAKAGADMMIVHHGMIWGGLNYITGVHYKRLKALLESGLNLYAAHLPLDVHPEVGNNVELLKLLGLEPKGPFGEYRGLSIGYWGEFERPEPIEKVAQIIAEKLDATVKTYEFGKREIKTVGAVSGEGAFALEEAWKKGIDLLITGEFGHADYLTAIDLPQSVLVAGHYKTETLGVKALMGLLKERFGLDVFFIDEPTGL; encoded by the coding sequence ATGAACCGCGATGAACTTGTCTCTTTCCTCGATGAATACTTAAATGTGCCGGCCTACCCTGACAAATCGAGCAACGGCCTCCAGGTGGAAGGGAAGCCCGAAGTCGAGCGTGTTGCCTTTGCAGTAGATACGACGCTGAAAACCATCGAACGCGCCGCAAAAGCCGGCGCCGACATGATGATCGTCCACCACGGCATGATATGGGGCGGTTTGAACTACATCACGGGGGTGCACTACAAGCGCCTTAAAGCCCTCCTGGAGAGCGGTCTGAACCTCTACGCAGCTCATTTGCCTCTCGATGTCCATCCGGAGGTCGGGAACAACGTTGAACTTCTGAAACTCCTCGGTTTAGAGCCGAAGGGACCATTTGGAGAGTACAGGGGGCTGTCGATAGGCTACTGGGGTGAGTTTGAAAGGCCAGAACCGATTGAGAAAGTCGCTCAGATAATAGCCGAGAAGCTCGACGCAACGGTAAAAACCTACGAGTTCGGAAAACGCGAGATAAAGACCGTAGGGGCCGTCAGCGGGGAGGGGGCGTTCGCCCTAGAAGAGGCCTGGAAGAAGGGCATCGACCTCCTGATAACAGGGGAGTTCGGGCACGCTGACTACCTGACGGCGATAGACCTTCCTCAGAGTGTCCTCGTTGCCGGGCACTACAAGACGGAGACGCTTGGGGTTAAGGCCCTTATGGGACTCTTGAAGGAGCGCTTTGGCCTTGACGTCTTCTTCATAGACGAGCCAACCGGGCTGTAA
- a CDS encoding ATP-binding protein, with protein MRFINREWELKVLEKARERSKRKLYTMAIYGLRRVGKTRLIREFLSGNGLYFFVNRGKSSTALLREYSGILKERGVLGKMEELKRWDDFFEVLFERFEGVVTFDEFQDFRFVEPAVYPTLQRFIDDGEDRKNLLMVFTGSTIGMMEKLFRDSKEPLYGRIKRELNLQPLDVRGSYGMAKELGIGGIDDFIVLHSVLGGFPRYWVAIEDEGLEGESAEKIIEELVFSYSAPLEEEVPRILSLEFGKRSGVYYDILEAIANGATSPGEIAGYLNRKETSITRQLHELVNYFKLVDYDRAVLGKRDVLYIRHPFLNFWFRFVHPKMSEYEAERERLWKDVKGNLPDYVGKRFDFTCRGILRLAGDYLPFKPMVVGRHWGHYREDGNRRVYEVDIVALDTERKRALFGECKWRKRAQDGEKLLKELKKKAELTGWTGEAYYLIIARKLKNIPENVIALDGNKIKSIMEGEK; from the coding sequence ATGCGTTTCATAAACCGGGAGTGGGAACTGAAAGTACTTGAAAAGGCACGCGAACGCTCGAAGAGAAAGCTCTACACCATGGCAATATACGGATTGAGGCGGGTGGGTAAGACGAGGCTTATAAGGGAGTTTTTGAGTGGGAATGGCCTCTACTTCTTCGTCAACCGCGGGAAAAGCTCCACCGCCCTTTTGAGGGAGTATTCCGGGATACTAAAGGAGAGGGGGGTGCTTGGAAAAATGGAAGAGCTAAAGAGATGGGATGATTTCTTTGAAGTCCTGTTTGAGCGCTTTGAAGGGGTAGTTACCTTCGACGAGTTCCAGGACTTCAGATTCGTTGAGCCGGCCGTTTATCCGACCCTCCAGCGGTTTATAGATGATGGGGAGGACAGAAAAAATCTTCTGATGGTGTTTACGGGATCAACGATTGGAATGATGGAGAAGCTGTTCAGGGATTCAAAGGAGCCGCTTTACGGGAGAATAAAGAGGGAGCTAAACCTTCAGCCTCTCGACGTTAGGGGAAGCTACGGGATGGCAAAAGAGCTTGGAATTGGAGGCATTGATGATTTTATCGTTCTCCATTCCGTTCTTGGAGGTTTTCCCCGGTACTGGGTGGCGATTGAGGACGAGGGGCTGGAAGGTGAAAGCGCCGAGAAAATCATCGAGGAGCTGGTCTTCTCCTATTCAGCCCCGTTGGAGGAGGAAGTGCCCAGAATACTATCCCTCGAGTTTGGAAAGCGCTCCGGTGTCTATTACGACATCCTCGAAGCCATAGCCAATGGGGCAACTTCACCGGGCGAGATAGCTGGGTACCTGAACAGAAAGGAAACCTCGATAACGAGACAGCTCCACGAACTCGTGAACTACTTCAAGCTGGTTGACTACGACAGGGCGGTTTTGGGAAAAAGAGACGTCCTCTACATTCGACATCCGTTCCTGAACTTCTGGTTCCGCTTCGTGCACCCGAAGATGAGCGAGTACGAGGCCGAGAGAGAAAGGCTCTGGAAGGACGTTAAGGGCAACCTCCCAGACTACGTTGGAAAGAGGTTCGACTTCACCTGTAGGGGAATCCTGAGGCTTGCTGGGGATTACCTCCCCTTTAAGCCGATGGTTGTGGGAAGACACTGGGGCCACTACCGAGAGGATGGGAACAGGAGGGTCTACGAAGTCGACATTGTGGCCCTCGACACCGAAAGAAAACGGGCACTCTTCGGGGAGTGCAAGTGGAGGAAGAGGGCACAGGACGGGGAGAAACTTCTTAAAGAGCTGAAGAAGAAGGCAGAACTAACGGGCTGGACGGGCGAGGCGTATTACCTCATCATCGCGAGAAAGCTCAAGAACATCCCGGAAAACGTTATAGCCCTCGATGGGAATAAAATCAAAAGCATAATGGAGGGTGAAAAATGA